The Candidatus Binatus sp. DNA segment CTCGTAATCCGAGAGCGCCATTCATAGACCATACGTCGGCCTGCGATGCGCTGTTTCACGGAATCGAGCGGCGAAAGTTCGCTTGACATATCTGCGTCGGGCACCATGATGGATCGCACAGGCCCCGACAGGAGGTATCGCGATGGCAGCTCAAGTTACCGGCGGATGCGCATGCGGCGCGGTTCGTTACGAAAGCTCGGCCGACCCGGTGATGGCCGTGAATTGCTACTGCCGCGATTGCCAGCGCTCGACCGGCGGCGGATATGCGCCCGTCTTGCTGGTGCCCAAACCAGCGTTCAAATTGACCAAGGGCGAACTCAAGCATCACGAGGTCACCGGCGATAGCGGCAACAAGGTGAGCCGCGGCTTCTGCGCCAATTGCGGATCGTCGATTCTTACGATCCTCGAAGGGATGCCGACCATGCTCGGAATCAAGGCCGGCAGTCTCGACGATACCAGCCAGTTCAAGCCGACCGCCAATATTTTCACGTCGAGTGCGCCGGCGTGGTCGCCGCCGATGGCCGGCTTGACCAAGTTTGCCCGCGGCCCGGGCTGATCCCGGTTGATTGCGTCGAGACTCGATCTGCTCGATTCGCTCGAAAAGTAGCGGTCGCTCTGAGCAAGCGGCCGACTGCGGGAATCGTTCTTCAGCGACGATCGCGTAGCTAGCGATGGCCGCCGCGTCCGCCATGACCGCCTCCGACGCGACCGCCTCCTCCATGCCCGCTGCCGCCACCTTGACCACCTCCTCCGCCACCACCACCTCCCCAGCCATGACCACCGCCACCTTGACCACCGCCTTTACCCTTGCCTCCTCCCCCTTGACCACCGCCCTTACCCTTGCCTCCTCCCCCACCGCCCTTACCCTTACCACCGCCACCGTGACCTCCGCCCCCGCCAAAAGAGCCGCCGCCGTAGTAGGTGTGATATCCGCCCAACCACATCGGTGGCGGAAACATCAGGCCGTTTAGCCCGTTCAGCGAGGCCACTTCGGCGTCTCGCGATTCCGCCGCGTACTGCGCGATATCGTGCTGCTGGCGCTGAGCCATCTGGTAGCTCTCGTAGGCCTCCTGATTGCCTTCGAACACGCACGAGCAGAAATCCGGATCGTAGTACCAGTACACGACGCCCGCTGAAACCGGGTATTGGCGAAGTTCGTAGGTC contains these protein-coding regions:
- a CDS encoding GFA family protein, with the protein product MAAQVTGGCACGAVRYESSADPVMAVNCYCRDCQRSTGGGYAPVLLVPKPAFKLTKGELKHHEVTGDSGNKVSRGFCANCGSSILTILEGMPTMLGIKAGSLDDTSQFKPTANIFTSSAPAWSPPMAGLTKFARGPG